The Malus domestica chromosome 10, GDT2T_hap1 nucleotide sequence CTCTCCCTTGTAATTCTTTTTCATGAATACATACACACTTTGTTGAACTTAAATCTGAACACAATTGGGTAGTCATTGGTCTTGAATGATTTTGTGTAATTTGGAACTTGCAATATTAGCtgtgcatgaaaaaaaaaatgtagtttGGAAGTTGTGGTTTCGCTTGGTtgaaaagaattaaaatttgtCATTTGGAACTTGGGTGGTCATTGGTTTTGGAGGAAATTGTTTAATTTGGAAGTTGCAGTTGGAGTTGTGAGTGAAGATTGTTCAGTTTTGAAAGTTgaaggaaatggagtgggaaACCAAACCCCACCCACTACTCGATCAGTCTCAGAGATCATTGCAAGCATCCAACGCAGTAAGATAGGAATTGAGGATTGGAGTTTGAGTGATCTCACCATTGGTTTGTTTCTCATTTATCTTCGTCAAGCGTCTGTAAATCCGTTTGAGGATGTTAATGGTGTCCAGGTCTCCTCAGATTCCATGGTAATACGAATTACATGATCTTTTTAATTCTGAAAATGTTTCTTGCTTCTGCAATTAGTTTGTACAAACACATAATATTTTGTGGCAAGTATGATTGTGGTGAAAACGTGGTTGTCATTAGTTATTTGCCATTTGTTTTGTGTTTAGGTGCAAGATCTCATCTACCACTCTGAGTTAGCAAAAGGTTCTTATAAGGATAATACTGCAGCTCTTGCAAGGAACACCATGCTTCGTGAAAGCAATGTCTTGAAATTTGTCAAAGATTCCAGTGTCATGAGGCCTGGATATTATATAGGGATAGATCCTTGTAAAAAACTTGTGATTTTAGGAATCCGTGGTACTCATACTGTATATGACCTTATAACTGATGTTGTTTCTTCTAGCGATGGTGAAGTCACATTTGAGGGTTATTCAACCCACTTTGGCACTACAGAAGCTGCTCGCTGGTTTCTTAGTCACGAGATGGGAAATATAAGGAAGTGCTTAGAGAAATGTGAGGTGGGGAATctttttaccctcacttttctttgttattgtttttttttgagTGGTGTAATCTTGTTCGaggattttgtgttttttttttttctcccgaCCAGATTTTTTGTCATTGTTGGTTGTAGTTGAGCCCAATTCATTAACAGGGATTTAAGTTAAGGCTAGTTGGTCATTCTCTCGGAGGTGCTACAGCTGCTTTACTTGCAATAATGCTCCACAAAAAGTCAGCTTAGGAGCTGGGGTTCAATCCACAGATTGTCTCTGCCGTGGGTTATGCAACGCCACCTTGTGTCTCCAGAGAACTTGCTGAAAGCTGCTCCAGTTATGTCACAACTGTTGTGATGCAGGTGGGAAGGTGCATTCAATTATTCTCTAGTTAGAAGAAGCACTTTCAATCTAATTATATCTACTCGTTGCAGTTGATTTTCTAtagttttatttgttatttttcccTTCTTAAATTCTTACAAACTTAAGACATCTTTTTATGCAGGATGTTATGATACCTAGGCTAAGTCCAGCATTCTAACGAGGTTGAGGAGTGAAATTCTTCAAACCGATTGGTAAGTAAATGAATGTGCTTCTTCACAGTTTCCTGTCACTCTTTTTCAAAATAggttgagagaaaaaaaaaaaaaagcacactaGTCGTTTGAATTGAGACTAAATTGCTTCATATACCAAATGATTAAGAACTCAAAGAAGATGTTGAACTAGTTTTTGTAAATCTGTTGCTTGCAATTGACACTTTCTGCTTTCCTTGTAATTTGCCTGCACCGTCTATTCTCAGAAATTTCTAAGTTTCAAGAATTAGATCGGGACCTTGAACTTGCATTTTGGGATTAATGCTGCGTGGTAATTTGGAAATCTATGGATTTTTTTGTGATTCTATGGATATAAACCTTTCAACTCTTTTGCTAGAAAAAACTGTCTGTGCACTTCTTTTGGTAAGGTCTATGCTGCCTGTTCCACTGCTTGGAATTAAAATTAGTATGCACCTCTTTTAGTTCGTGTCTATTTCTCTTGCTTGGATTATTgtggaaaagcaaaaaattTGGCCATGAATAATTTTAAAGCACCGAAACGGATGAAAACTTGACATATTTATGTTAACTTGAAAGCATCATTCATCAATTCACGGAAAACGGAAAAGTTGCTTCTTTTGTGAGCATAATTTTTTTGCACCAGTGGCAATTTGATGTTAACTGTGAAGGCTTTATCAAAATATCATAGTTCATACTTATTTGTTTATACGTTATGTTTTGCAGGAAGAGTGATTGAGAAGGAAGACTGGAGAAGTGTCATAGATTTGGTTACAAATGCAAAGCAGGTTGTGTCTTCCGTGCAAGATGTTGCTCGGAAGCTTTCTGATTACGCAAAGTTTGGGAGCAGTAAAAATTCTTCTGGTAAATCCCACCCTGCTCTGTGCCTGAAGTGTCAATGCTACTGTATATAAGTTCAGTTAATTATATCTTTATTCCTTGCTGTGTCGTGACATGTATATTGTAACAAAAGTGCTATATATATGTACTGTGATTGATGAATATTTAGTATTTACGCTGCAAATGTTGGGCGTTGTGAATTTGAAACTTCAAAATAATCTCTGGCTGCATTTTTCGCACCATCAGTTTATAATTGTTGGCTATGTCGCGTGTATGATTTTCATTACATTGGTGGGTGTGGATGGACTGGAAATTTgtcattcttctctgcttgatGGTGTTTGTTTTGTTGGGGAAGCATCAAATCTCAACAGATGGGTGGCTATACCTCATTAATCGTTAATGATTAATTTAAGCTTTAACATGCTTGACACCATATGATCTTCCCTTCACCAAATTATCTTGTGGTGTTTGAACAGGTGGTCCCATCATAAagaaaactcctactgctctcGGGGTCCCTTTAAATGACAGAGAAGTAACAGATAACACTGTTGCTATTAAAAGTGGAGGAGCTGCCTGTAAAGTGCCTGAGGAGTTATTTGTACCAGGTACCGTTTACTACCTAAAGAGGAATGTGGACGCACATGCTGGCAGCAACAACGGCAGAAGAAGGGAGTATTTTATGCTTTGGAAGAGGCATCCGGGTGAGCATTTTCAGAGGATTGTGCTTTCAAGCAACATAATAACAGACCACAAGTGTGTGAGCCATTACTATGCGTTAAGAGATGTGCTCAAAGATTTTCCCGCCTccgatacaacaacaacaaagcattttcccactaagtggggtcggctatatgaatcctagaacgacattgcgctcggttttgtgtcatgtcctccgttagatccaagtactctaagtcttttcttagggtctcttccaaagttttcctaggtcttcctctatccccttcggccctgaacctctgtcccgtggtcacatcttcgaaccggagcgtcagtaggcattctttgcatatgtccaaaccaccgtaaccgattttccctcctctttccttcaatttcggctactcctactttacctcggatatcctcattcctaatcttatcctttctcgtgtgcccacacatccaacgaagcatcctcatctccactacacctacgtgttgatgcttcaccgcccaacattctatgccatacatcattgccggccttattgtcgtcctataaaattttcccttgagcttcagtggcctacgacggtcacataacacgccggatgcattcttccacttcatccatccagcttgtattctatgggtgagatctccatcaaattctccgttcttttgcaagatagatcctaggtagcgaaaacggtcgctctttggtatttcttgatctccgatcctcacccttaactcattttgacctccgtttgcactgaacttgcactccatatattctgtctttgatcggcttaggcgatgACCTTTAAATTCCAatacttctctccaaaggttaagcttcgcgtttaccccaaagaatatcatcttaaatattaagtttgtgatcttcgctagattgctccggtcattagtgtggataagtatgtaaatggatagagacaggaagcaaacacaagatgtacgtggttcacccagattggctacgtccacagagttaaggagttctcattaattgtgaagggtttacacagtatataggttcaagctctcctttagtgagtacaagtgaatgatttagtacaaatgacattaggaaatattgtggaagaatgatctcgtaatcacgaaacttttaagtaccgaagtgtggtatcatcttcatttgccttatctgtctcataggtagatgtggcatcttctttggaagtactcttcctccctccaggggtggtatctttaactggtggagatgcacaaggtaatgtatcaatttcacttgacgcttacttgtagtttcaggcttggtcaagcgcgatacaaaccatgtagtaggagtcccccaagtcgccgagctaggggatctgctgaaagaggttacagacaaggtaagcaatcagagctccaagcaatcagtcccagatcagaagtttgatttcgagttccggctgattgttatccttctccttatcttgcaggtagcatgaaggataaagagaagaaaaggagaaaatgtgatatgagatacttttgcttttgaagaagtaactttccacaggcttattcttgaactgggctggagggttttcttgtttccgccagagtatatggccgactgaagaatttgagggtcaaaacaagtccatcaaatctagagtatgttcgaccctgctgatatgggatacttttgctgttgacaaagtagtggatgtatcggcacgtgttctgttgcgcttgtctccacatacttccttgtatccttctcacttgccctatttgttcctcaggaagatgtggtatcttctcgggaagcataagatgttgaagataagtactcgagagcaatgggaTTCCAGGCAGCCAGTTCCGGATtgaaagcttgattccaagtgctgactgattgctctctttctctttgtcttgcaggtaagaacaaggccaaagaaaaagacagggaaaaagcatgatatgggatactcttgcttttaaccctgatgatatgagatattcttgctctagtgtagcttgtttgcagaggtattctcggggggaaagaaagctgagtatttcgagaggcttcgttgggagtgccctctcagatatgaggaagggttgaacatttttgcaggtctgcctgtccgttatataggagtctccctaacaaggagtaatactattcttttaccctgcttggtcatagcacggtagtgggagctgccagcttcacgtgttttaactctgtcagagcactttgaaaaagtggtctgtggtatctggaaagctgatgttacgtgtgaagattacagacaagctttatccaaggagatctggctctcgaagttgagaaagcggtgtgaggattacagacaagctttatctaaggggctctcgaagttgagaaagcggtgcctcttcggtttttgaacaagcaatcctgtcggggatctgtctctcgagattcggagaacggtgcctcttcgatttttgagaaagcaatcctgctaggagtctggctctcgagattcggatgacggtgcctcttcgatcttgaagcaagcaatcttgttgggagtgttttctcgaatgtgagtaaaggttaggcctgtttactagtctaccttgccacggagcacagaggttgacccacagggactttccaattatccagcaatggtcctgttcctttacccttatgggtaataatatggtagctagaccttcaaaatttatgtgtctaaactttgttagtgctgtgtctttgctattcttttacccttcttggtcatagcgatgtaatgggagctgcaagcttcacgtgtctaaactttgtcagagatttttggcaaagttatatgtggtacccgtgagctgatgttgcgtgtggaaagtgaatgattgaacagtaacattcacgtgctttctacttcactagaaatcttcgacagaatgcccgtaatttccgcaaagttgagtgtgcatgtgacaggtgctgacaaggctgaaaaaacaggtgcctcttcgatttttgagatcagccctcgtggtctctgagcagcccagcttttgagaaagcaagcacctattcgatttctgcgatcgaccttcgtggtctttgagcagcccagcttttgagaaagcaaacgcctcttcgattcctgagatcggccctcgtggtctctgagcagcccagcttttgagaaagcaaacgccttttcgatttctgagcaggcgcctcttcgatttctgaagctccatcgagtgcggatttttatagaggctggtattaagttccaaagcacacttgaatctccactagtagaagttcccttcttgcatttccaagatcttgatttgtccgacctcttttctcttcaacacctttgaaaatgtctggcccctccgaccgtcattttgacttgaaccttgttgaagaggcagccacgccttctccagacaacatatggcgcccatccttcttatcccttactggtcctcttaccgttagggattccgtgatgaagaatgatatgactgctgcggtggtggccaggaaccttctcactctcaaagataacagactactttccaaacggtctaatgagttggctgttaaggattctctggctctcagtgttcagtgtgcaggttctgtgtctaatatggcctaacgcctatttgctcgaacccgccaagttgaatcattggcggctgaagtgatgagtctcaaacaggagattagagggctcaagcatgagaataaacagttgcaccggctcgctcatgactatgctacaaacatgaagaggaagcttgaccagatgaaggaatctgatggtcagattttacatgatcatcagaggtttgtgggtttgttccaaaggcatttattgccttcgtcttctagggctggaccacgtaatgaagctccaaatgatcaacctccgatgcctcctccttctagggtgctgtccagtactgaggctctgaatgatccccctccggtgacttctctttctggggctctgccgactgctgagacttctcctaagcaacctttgtgaaggctccctattgtttgtttat carries:
- the LOC114827690 gene encoding uncharacterized protein, yielding MELKFVIWNLGGHWFWRKLFNLEVAVGVVSEDCSVLKVEGNGVGNQTPPTTRSVSEIIASIQRSKIGIEDWSLSDLTIGLFLIYLRQASVNPFEDVNGVQVSSDSMVQDLIYHSELAKGSYKDNTAALARNTMLRESNVLKFVKDSSVMRPGYYIGIDPCKKLVILGIRGTHTVYDLITDVVSSSDGEVTFEGYSTHFGTTEAARWFLSHEMGNIRKCLEKCEVGNLFTLTFLCYCFFLSGVILFEDFVFFFFLPTRFFVIVGCS